The Cervus canadensis isolate Bull #8, Minnesota chromosome 9, ASM1932006v1, whole genome shotgun sequence genome contains a region encoding:
- the LOC122447143 gene encoding acyl-CoA-binding domain-containing protein 7: MSLQADFDKAPKDVKKLKTRPDDEELKEIYGLYKQSVTGDIDIECPALLDLKGKAKWEAWNLQKGLSKEDAMSAYISKARELIEKYGI, encoded by the coding sequence ATGTCCCTGCAGGCTGATTTTGACAAGGCGCCCAAAGACGTGAAGAAGCTGAAAACCAGGCCAGATGATGAGGAACTAAAAGAGATCTATGGACTGTACAAACAGTCTGTAACTGGAGACATAGATATTGAGTGTCCAGCACTGTTAGATCTAAAAGGAAAGGCTAAGTGGGAAGCCTGGAACCTTCAAAAAGGATTATCAAAGGAAGATGCCATGAGTGCCTATATTTCTAAAGCAAGAGAGCTAATAGAAAAATACGGAATCTAG
- the LOC122447142 gene encoding peptidyl-prolyl cis-trans isomerase A-like: protein MVNPTVVFDIAVDGEPLGRVSFELFADKVPKTAENFRALSTGEKGFGYKGSCFHRIIPGFMGQGGDFTRHNGTGGKSIYGEKFDDENFILKHTGPGILSMANAGPNTNGSQFFICTAKTEWLDGKHVVFGKVKEGMNIVEAMERFGSRNGKTSKKITIADCGQI, encoded by the coding sequence ATGGTCAACCCCACCGTCGTCTTCGACATCGCTGTCGACGGCGAGCCCTTGGGCCGCGTCTCTTTTGAGCTGTTTGCAGACAAAGTTCCAAAGACAGCAGAAAACTTTCGTGCTTTGAGCACTGGGGAGAAAGGATTTGGTTATAAAGGTTCCTGCTTTCACAGAATAATTCCGGGATTTATGGGCCAGGGTGGTGACTTCACACGCCATAATGGTACTGGTGGCAAGTCCATCTATGGCGAGAAATTTGACGATGAGAATTTCATCCTGAAGCATACAGGTCCTGGCATCTTGTCCATGGCAAATGCTGGCCCCAACACAAACGGTTCCCAGTTTTTCATCTGCACTGCCAAGACTGAGTGGTTGGATGGCAAGCATGTGGTCTTTGGCAAGGTGAAAGAGGGCATGAATATTGTGGAAGCCATGGAGCGCTTTGGGTCCAGGAATGGCAAGACCAGCAAGAAGATCACCATTGCTGACTGTGGACAAATCTAA